GGACTTGGTGGCGGCGCCGTGGCGGCGGGAATGCGGTTTCGACCTCTGGGTCCAGGGCCGCCTGCGGGGCTGGGCCGGCAGCTCCGTGGCCGACGCGCCCCTTGGCGCGGAAGGGGCCAGCATGGCGGAGGCGGGGGTCGAGGACATCGTCGCGCCCCGCTATGTCCTGACCCGGGCCACCGCCACCGCCGACGGCGAGGGACGCTTCGCCGTGTCTTTGCCCGGCCGGGTCGGCCCCAGCCCGCAGTTCGAGCTGCGCTGGCTGGTCGACTCTTTGCCCTCGGGCAAGATGTCCTTGCGCAAACGCGGGAGCCGCTTCATCCTCTCCGAGCCGGAGCCGGAGTTCGGCTCCAGCGCGGACACCATGGCGCCGTTGGAGATCCAGCCGGGACGCGAGCGATGAGCCGGGCGGCCCGCGCCTGGGGCCTGTGCCTCATCGCCGCCGGCCTGGGCTGCGCGGGCCCTCGGGCGACCGGCGGCATGCCCCTGGGGGAGCTGGAATCCGCGGCGCAGGCGCGCTTGGACGCCGGAGACCTGCGCGGCGGGGCGGCGCTGCTGCGCGCGGCGGTCGAACGGTCCGAGGCGGAACTGGGACCCGCCCACATGCGCACCCTGTCCTTGATCGGCGAGGAGGCCTCGGCCCGCCGGGGCCTGGGAGAGGTGGCCGAGACCGAGAATATCCTGGCCCGCCTGCAGGCGCGGGATGCGGGGACTTTCGAGTACTTCGTCACCCTCGGGGAGGTCCTGCTGCTCGTGGACCGGCGCGCCGAAGCCGCAGCCGCTCTGAAAAAAGCCGAAGCCTTGGAGCCGCAGGCCGTCGAGGGCTACGACCGCCTGGCCGGCGTCTACAGGAGGATGGGCCTGCTGACGGAGGCGGCGCAGTGCCTGGAGAAGGCCGGGCGGCGCGACCTGGGCGACTACAGCCTGCTGGTGAAGCGCTCCACCAGCCTCTACCTCTTGCGCCGCTATGACGAGGCCAAGAAGGCCGCCCGAGAGGCGCAGGCCCTGTGCCCCACCTGCGCGGAAGCCTACGTCCAGCTCGGCTACGCGGAGCTCGACAGCGGCGACGACGCCGCGGCATTGCGCACGTTCCAGAAAGCGCAGGAATTGGCCCCGGAGGACCCTCGGTCCTACCACCATCTGGCCTATTCATACGCCGTGCGCGGACAGAACGACAAAGCGGCGGCCTTATACATGCGCGCCATCGAGGTCGCGGAGCGCAAATCCCCGCCGGACTATCCGCACCTGCTCCAAGCCATCACCCATCTCTCCGCCGTCTACACCGCCGAGCAGCGCGCCGGCGACCAGCGACGGCAGGGCGACCTCGCCGCCCTCTATGTGCGCAGCCGCGCCATCCTGGAGAAGATCCCCGACGACCCGCGATTCTTGAACCTGGCCGGGATGCTGGCCTTGGCGGTGAACAAGGCTGCCGACGCGGAGGCCTACCATCGCCGAGCGCTCGCCTTGCTGGAGAAACGACCGCAGTCGACGGAGCTGGAAGAGGCGCTGGCCGCCCTGGCGGTGCTGGCGGAGCGGGATGGACGCCACGACGTGGCGCGGGCGCTCTATGAGCGCGCCTTGGCCGTGGGCAAGGGGATCCCCGGCAACCACCAATACCTCCAGACCCTGACCGGGGCGGCGCGCTTCTACCAGTCTCAGCGCCGATTCGAGCCGGCCGAGCGGTGCTTCCAGGAGGCCGAGGCCCTCCTGGGCAAGACCCCCGCGGACCCCCAATTCCGGGAGCTGCTGGCAGCGATGGCGGGCTTCTATCGGGACTGGGGCCGGCCGGCGGCGGCGCGGAGGCTGGAGGAACGCGCCGCGGAGCTCGGAAAGGTTCCTAGCGGGCTGTTGAAGAACCCGCAAGATATCAACAGTCGCATGCCAAGCCAGTGAAGACTATGTCCGGACACAGTCGATTCAGCGGGCTGTAGGCGGCTGCAGTCCGTCTCCGAACTGGCGAGCCGAAGGCTCGCCAGTCGCGCCGAAGGCGCCATCCTCCGCTCGACCTATCAACCCGGTTCTTCCGCCCCGCTTCGCGGGTCGGTTGCGGGCGAGCTATCGCTCGCCCGCTCGCAAGACGGACTTTGTCAGCACCCCGTTAGTCGCCCGCCAGCCGGCGCAGCTTCTTCTCCAGGTCGAAAGCGATGGCCGGCTCCTGCGCGAAGAGATTGCGCCGCTCCCCCGGATCCGTCCTGAGGTCGTAGAGCTCGCGGGCATCGCCGAGCTCGTCGTCGATGAGCTTCCAGCCGCCCGCGGAGCGCAGCGAGCGCCGGCAGGAGCGCAGGAGGAAGTCGGTCTCCGAAAAGGCGTCCAGCGCCAGGGGCTTGCCTTCCAGGAGCGGCTGGAGGCTGACCCCCCGCATCTGCTCCCGCAGCCGCGCGGGGGGCCGGACGCCCATGAGCTCCAGCAAAGTGGGCAGCACGTCGATGAGGCGCACCTGCTCGGAGATGCGCCGCGGGGCCAGGCCCGGGGCCTGGACCATCAGCACCGCGCGGATGACCTCGTCGTACAGGGTCAGGCCGTGGTCGACGCCGCCGTGCTCGTCGAATTCGTCCCCGTGGTCCGAGATGACCGCGACGACGGTCCGCTGCCGGAGCCGCGGCATGGCCCGAAGTCCCTCCAGGAAGGAGCCCAGGCGCGCGTCGGCCCGGGCGATCTTGGCGTCGTAGCCTGCGCGCCAGGACCGCACCTCGTCGGCGGACGCGGGGCCGGCTTCGCCCGCGATGCCCTGGGCGCGGCGCGCCATCCAGGATTCGTCCCGGCGGCCGAACTGGCCGTGCACATCGTAGCCGTGGGCAAACAGGAAGAAACGCTGGTCCTGGTGGCCTTGCAGCCAGTCCAGGGCCTGGGGGAGCGTCGACTCGAAGCCCCCGAAGGTCGCGGAGTCGGAATAGACGTCGAAGCCCCGCGACATGCCCGAACCGCGGCCCAGGCCCGCGCCGCCCGTAAAGGCCGCCGTGGCGTAGCCGGCCTCCTTGAGGACCTGGGCCAAGGTCAGGAACTGGTAGGGCAGCTTGGCGAGCTCCTGTTTCCGCGCGGTGAAGACGGCGTAGCGATTGACCACGCCGTGCTGGTGCGGGTACAAAGACGTGAAGACGGAGAGCATGGAGGGCAGCGTCCAGGGGGCCTGGGATACCGCGTTGGCGAAGACGGCGGCCTGGCCCGCGAAGCGGTCCAGGCGGGGCGTGATGGGCTGG
This is a stretch of genomic DNA from Elusimicrobiota bacterium. It encodes these proteins:
- a CDS encoding tetratricopeptide repeat protein produces the protein MSRAARAWGLCLIAAGLGCAGPRATGGMPLGELESAAQARLDAGDLRGGAALLRAAVERSEAELGPAHMRTLSLIGEEASARRGLGEVAETENILARLQARDAGTFEYFVTLGEVLLLVDRRAEAAAALKKAEALEPQAVEGYDRLAGVYRRMGLLTEAAQCLEKAGRRDLGDYSLLVKRSTSLYLLRRYDEAKKAAREAQALCPTCAEAYVQLGYAELDSGDDAAALRTFQKAQELAPEDPRSYHHLAYSYAVRGQNDKAAALYMRAIEVAERKSPPDYPHLLQAITHLSAVYTAEQRAGDQRRQGDLAALYVRSRAILEKIPDDPRFLNLAGMLALAVNKAADAEAYHRRALALLEKRPQSTELEEALAALAVLAERDGRHDVARALYERALAVGKGIPGNHQYLQTLTGAARFYQSQRRFEPAERCFQEAEALLGKTPADPQFRELLAAMAGFYRDWGRPAAARRLEERAAELGKVPSGLLKNPQDINSRMPSQ
- a CDS encoding sulfatase, which gives rise to MPPETRRSILALALLAASAALPPWASGRERRNLVLISLDALRPDHVGALGYPQPITPRLDRFAGQAAVFANAVSQAPWTLPSMLSVFTSLYPHQHGVVNRYAVFTARKQELAKLPYQFLTLAQVLKEAGYATAAFTGGAGLGRGSGMSRGFDVYSDSATFGGFESTLPQALDWLQGHQDQRFFLFAHGYDVHGQFGRRDESWMARRAQGIAGEAGPASADEVRSWRAGYDAKIARADARLGSFLEGLRAMPRLRQRTVVAVISDHGDEFDEHGGVDHGLTLYDEVIRAVLMVQAPGLAPRRISEQVRLIDVLPTLLELMGVRPPARLREQMRGVSLQPLLEGKPLALDAFSETDFLLRSCRRSLRSAGGWKLIDDELGDARELYDLRTDPGERRNLFAQEPAIAFDLEKKLRRLAGD